The following proteins come from a genomic window of Lachnoclostridium phytofermentans ISDg:
- a CDS encoding amidohydrolase produces the protein MNLIKIKALDAITKHSNKIISIGEEIFRNPELGYKEHNTSNLVKQIWEELGLEDITNVGLTGWRGYLKEKNYTATPITIAVMGELDAVISPKHPFADKQTGAAHACGHHAQIAAMIGCAIGLSAVKDALDGNVCFLATPAEEYIELGYRSQLKQDGLISYFGGKQQMIAEGVFDDVDMALMVHSETNQSKPHISINSHSTGFIGKNIRFLGKEAHAGGAPWDGVNALNAATLAISAIHAQRETFRDCDSVRVHPIITKGGDLVNTVPSEVTMESYVRAASIEAIKAANTKVNRAIKGASYAIGTDVDITDSAGYLPLMQNTRLSSIFSKNATQLLPNVTVEENLPFCGSTDAGDLSYLLPVIQPTISGFSGDLHSCDFHVEDVELAYLVPAKLMAMTVIDLLIKEASIAKEIKSASPRKKKEDYILLWNTLLKEKEEEI, from the coding sequence ATGAATTTAATAAAAATCAAAGCACTGGATGCCATTACAAAGCATAGTAATAAAATTATTTCCATTGGTGAGGAAATTTTTCGCAATCCGGAATTAGGCTATAAAGAGCATAACACCAGCAATCTTGTAAAGCAGATATGGGAGGAGCTAGGTCTAGAGGATATTACAAATGTTGGTCTTACCGGATGGAGAGGATATCTGAAAGAAAAAAATTACACAGCTACTCCGATTACCATTGCTGTTATGGGTGAGTTGGATGCTGTGATCTCACCAAAACATCCCTTTGCAGACAAGCAAACCGGTGCTGCACATGCTTGCGGCCATCACGCCCAGATTGCCGCTATGATTGGCTGTGCTATTGGACTTTCGGCAGTTAAAGACGCGCTGGATGGTAATGTATGTTTTCTTGCTACACCTGCAGAAGAATATATTGAACTTGGATATCGCAGCCAGTTAAAACAAGATGGACTTATCTCCTACTTTGGCGGAAAGCAGCAAATGATTGCAGAGGGTGTCTTTGATGATGTTGATATGGCTCTTATGGTACATAGTGAAACCAATCAAAGCAAACCTCACATCTCCATCAACAGCCACTCTACTGGATTTATAGGGAAAAACATTCGATTTCTCGGAAAGGAAGCACATGCAGGCGGTGCCCCATGGGATGGTGTGAATGCATTAAATGCTGCAACTCTCGCGATTTCAGCAATTCACGCCCAAAGAGAAACCTTCCGCGATTGTGATTCGGTCAGAGTCCATCCGATTATCACCAAAGGTGGCGATTTAGTAAATACGGTTCCTAGTGAAGTTACGATGGAAAGCTACGTAAGAGCTGCTTCCATTGAGGCCATAAAAGCAGCGAATACTAAAGTGAATCGTGCGATTAAAGGTGCTTCCTATGCCATCGGTACTGACGTGGATATTACAGACTCTGCCGGTTATCTCCCACTGATGCAAAATACTAGATTGAGCAGTATCTTTTCAAAAAATGCTACCCAACTGCTTCCAAATGTGACTGTGGAGGAAAATCTCCCTTTCTGTGGAAGTACAGACGCCGGTGATTTATCCTATCTGCTTCCTGTGATTCAACCAACCATCAGCGGATTTTCAGGAGATTTACACAGCTGTGATTTTCATGTAGAGGACGTAGAGCTCGCTTATCTAGTACCAGCAAAGCTAATGGCAATGACTGTAATTGATCTTCTGATTA
- a CDS encoding dihydrodipicolinate synthase family protein, with translation MNRQETALHNLKEGTVIPAIPLTLHSDRTFYEEGQRKLVKYYLHAGVGGVAVAVHTTQFEIRKPEINLLEPVLKVAAEEITKYEQETGKTIIRVAGACGRTEQAVSEAKLAKSLGYDAVLLSPGGLSEESEEYLIERTQAVAAILPVIGFYLQTACGGRRLSYEYWRAVADTPNVVAIKCASFNRYQTIDLVRGVAASKRSNEIALYTGNDDNIVVDLLTPYRFTMDGKQVEKRFVGGLLGHWSLWTNNVVKQFSELKKYQTESMIPSDLLSLAIEVTDCNGAFFDVANNFAGCIPGVHEILMEQGLMEGIWCLDEEEVLSKNQLEEIHRVQSMYPHLTDDEFVKSFLAK, from the coding sequence ATGAATCGACAGGAAACCGCTCTCCATAATTTAAAGGAAGGTACCGTAATTCCAGCTATTCCACTCACACTCCATAGCGATCGAACCTTTTATGAGGAAGGTCAGCGAAAACTAGTGAAGTATTATCTTCACGCCGGGGTTGGCGGTGTAGCAGTTGCAGTACATACTACCCAATTTGAAATCAGAAAGCCGGAAATAAATTTATTGGAACCAGTACTTAAGGTCGCGGCAGAAGAAATCACAAAATACGAACAAGAGACCGGGAAGACGATTATCCGAGTTGCCGGTGCTTGCGGAAGGACAGAACAAGCAGTTAGTGAAGCAAAACTTGCGAAATCACTTGGCTATGACGCCGTTTTACTCAGCCCTGGTGGTTTATCAGAAGAGAGTGAAGAATACCTTATTGAAAGAACACAGGCTGTTGCAGCCATATTACCTGTCATTGGCTTTTACTTACAGACAGCTTGTGGCGGAAGACGCCTTTCCTATGAATACTGGAGGGCTGTTGCAGATACTCCGAATGTAGTAGCTATCAAATGTGCTTCCTTTAACCGTTATCAAACCATTGACCTTGTTCGTGGAGTCGCTGCCTCAAAGAGAAGTAATGAGATTGCTCTTTACACCGGTAATGATGATAATATCGTTGTAGATTTGCTTACCCCATATCGCTTTACGATGGATGGAAAGCAAGTGGAAAAACGTTTTGTTGGCGGCTTACTTGGCCACTGGTCACTGTGGACAAATAACGTAGTAAAGCAATTTTCTGAACTTAAGAAATATCAAACAGAATCTATGATACCAAGCGATTTACTCTCCTTAGCAATTGAAGTAACCGACTGTAATGGAGCCTTCTTTGATGTTGCGAATAACTTCGCTGGCTGTATCCCAGGCGTTCATGAGATTTTGATGGAACAAGGACTTATGGAAGGTATCTGGTGTCTAGATGAAGAGGAAGTATTATCAAAAAATCAACTGGAAGAAATCCATCGAGTACAAAGTATGTATCCACATCTAACGGATGATGAATTTGTGAAAAGCTTTTTGGCAAAGTAA
- a CDS encoding NAD-dependent epimerase/dehydratase family protein: MWTEERLDTLLTNPSSALIEDMKKITGDIMILGAGGKMGPTLSLLAKRACESAGITKRIIAVSRFSDPIVKKLLSDHQIEMISADLLEPGAIASLPKVENIIYMAGKKFGTNGNEYQTWAMNATVPSHVMEHFKDSRIVVFSTGNIYPKVAIYSGGATEETHPEPVGEYAMSSLSRERIFEYGANTYGTKLAIYRLNYAVDLRYGVLYDIAENIMNDRPISLESPCFNCIWQGDANEVAIRLLLHADSSVFRLNVTGPETIGVKETALKLAKKLGKEVSFVGEESSTAYLNNASKMTELFGYPTVSINTLIDWQAEWILSGGRSLGKPTHFEERKGNF, encoded by the coding sequence ATGTGGACTGAAGAAAGATTAGATACCTTATTGACCAATCCGTCAAGTGCGCTGATTGAAGATATGAAAAAGATTACCGGAGACATTATGATTCTTGGCGCCGGAGGTAAGATGGGGCCTACACTTAGCTTGCTAGCAAAACGCGCTTGCGAGAGTGCCGGTATAACCAAACGAATTATTGCGGTATCACGTTTTAGCGATCCGATTGTGAAAAAGCTCCTTAGCGACCATCAGATAGAAATGATTTCTGCTGATTTACTGGAGCCGGGAGCAATTGCATCTCTTCCAAAAGTAGAAAATATTATCTATATGGCAGGAAAAAAATTCGGTACGAACGGAAATGAGTATCAAACCTGGGCAATGAATGCAACCGTTCCCTCTCATGTTATGGAACACTTTAAAGACAGCCGTATCGTTGTATTTTCCACTGGAAATATTTATCCAAAGGTTGCAATTTATAGTGGAGGTGCTACGGAAGAAACTCATCCGGAACCAGTTGGCGAATATGCAATGTCAAGCCTTTCCAGAGAACGTATCTTTGAGTACGGTGCAAATACTTATGGAACCAAACTTGCCATTTACCGATTAAACTATGCGGTTGACCTCCGTTATGGCGTGCTTTATGATATCGCAGAGAATATTATGAATGATCGCCCTATTTCCTTAGAGAGTCCTTGCTTTAATTGTATCTGGCAGGGAGATGCTAATGAAGTGGCAATAAGACTTCTACTTCATGCCGACAGTTCTGTATTCCGTTTAAATGTTACAGGACCGGAAACCATTGGTGTCAAAGAAACTGCCCTAAAATTAGCAAAGAAACTTGGTAAAGAGGTAAGTTTTGTTGGTGAAGAGTCTTCTACTGCTTACTTAAACAATGCCAGTAAGATGACTGAACTTTTTGGTTATCCAACCGTTTCTATCAACACGTTAATTGACTGGCAGGCAGAATGGATACTATCAGGTGGCCGTTCTCTTGGAAAACCAACACATTTTGAAGAAAGAAAGGGGAATTTCTAA
- a CDS encoding ABC transporter permease, which produces MGLKRDKRKDGRARPSKEVRARMRHQSRVLIKRNWALYLFILPAFLYFLIFAYAPMYGVQIAFKDFIATKGFGGSPWADPIYKHFKTFFSSVNFSQIFMNTITLSLYYMAVSFVTPILLALMINEVGNKYFKKTVQNITYMPYFISTVVLVGMIDLFLSRNGLFNQIGAALFHSEPTMFLMKDSLFNDIYVWSGVWQVTGYGAVIYIAALSGVSPELHEAAIMDGAGRMQRIRHINLPAIMPTIVVMLIMTVGGIMNLSFEKVLLMQKDGNMMVSEVISTYVYKLGIQRAQYSLSSAVGLFNNVINLILLVTVNKISRKVSENSLW; this is translated from the coding sequence ATGGGGTTAAAAAGGGATAAAAGAAAAGACGGTCGAGCCAGACCCAGTAAAGAGGTGAGAGCACGGATGAGGCATCAAAGCCGTGTGTTAATAAAAAGGAACTGGGCGCTGTACTTGTTTATATTGCCTGCATTCCTGTATTTTCTAATATTTGCGTATGCACCTATGTATGGAGTCCAGATTGCCTTTAAGGACTTTATTGCTACAAAGGGATTTGGAGGAAGCCCTTGGGCAGACCCGATTTATAAACATTTCAAAACGTTTTTTAGTTCAGTTAATTTTTCGCAGATATTTATGAACACGATCACCCTTTCCTTATATTATATGGCAGTCAGTTTTGTGACACCAATTTTATTAGCATTAATGATTAATGAGGTAGGGAATAAGTATTTTAAGAAAACAGTCCAAAATATTACATACATGCCATATTTCATTTCAACGGTAGTTCTTGTCGGTATGATTGATTTGTTCCTTTCAAGAAATGGATTGTTCAATCAAATAGGAGCCGCATTATTTCATTCGGAGCCGACTATGTTCTTGATGAAGGATAGCCTGTTTAATGATATTTATGTGTGGAGTGGTGTTTGGCAGGTAACCGGATATGGTGCAGTAATTTACATTGCCGCACTAAGCGGTGTTTCACCTGAACTTCATGAAGCAGCAATTATGGATGGTGCTGGACGAATGCAGCGAATCCGACATATTAATTTACCAGCCATTATGCCAACGATTGTGGTTATGTTGATTATGACAGTTGGCGGTATCATGAACCTTTCATTTGAAAAGGTGCTGCTGATGCAAAAGGATGGAAATATGATGGTTTCGGAAGTTATCTCTACCTATGTATATAAGTTAGGTATACAAAGAGCACAGTACAGTTTATCCTCTGCAGTCGGGTTATTCAATAATGTAATTAACCTGATTCTATTGGTAACGGTTAATAAGATTTCAAGAAAAGTCAGCGAAAACTCATTATGGTAG
- a CDS encoding carbohydrate ABC transporter permease, whose product MKRKNKMKQSRGDKIFVIVNYTLLTVILLLCLYPLWFVMISSVSNPDLVNSGKVWLLPKEISFTGYKNLFHDKSIIRGYINTLIYTGGGTMLNLAVTLPAAYALSRKDFVGRKFFTLMFLFTMFFSGGLIPTFMTVKNLGLYNSPWVMVILGATSMTNIIISRTFFMTNIPNELHEAAQIDGCGNVRLFLQVVLPISTAICAVMALFFAVNHWNGYFTALIYIRDDRYKPLQIIMREVLMRSKFNAEMLQQGGDSAGLLQEELRAAEQIKYALIVIASLPVMAIYPFIQKYFVKGVTVGAVKG is encoded by the coding sequence ATGAAGCGAAAGAATAAAATGAAGCAATCAAGAGGCGACAAGATTTTTGTTATCGTTAATTATACTCTCTTAACTGTAATATTACTGTTATGTCTCTACCCTCTATGGTTTGTTATGATTTCATCGGTTAGTAATCCGGACTTAGTAAATTCAGGTAAGGTTTGGTTACTTCCAAAAGAAATTAGTTTCACAGGTTACAAAAACCTTTTTCATGACAAGAGTATTATAAGAGGTTATATCAATACCTTAATTTATACAGGCGGAGGTACCATGTTAAACCTCGCGGTTACTTTACCGGCAGCTTATGCACTGTCCAGAAAAGATTTTGTAGGAAGAAAGTTTTTTACACTTATGTTCCTATTTACCATGTTTTTCTCGGGAGGGTTGATTCCGACCTTTATGACAGTAAAAAACCTAGGTTTATATAATAGTCCATGGGTAATGGTAATACTCGGTGCAACGTCAATGACGAATATTATTATCAGCAGAACGTTTTTTATGACCAATATCCCGAATGAGCTACATGAAGCAGCACAAATAGATGGATGTGGAAACGTAAGACTCTTTCTACAGGTTGTATTGCCAATATCAACTGCAATCTGCGCGGTTATGGCATTGTTTTTTGCAGTAAACCATTGGAATGGCTATTTTACAGCATTGATTTACATACGTGATGATCGCTATAAGCCACTTCAGATTATTATGAGAGAAGTATTAATGAGAAGTAAGTTCAATGCAGAGATGTTACAGCAAGGCGGTGATTCCGCTGGTCTATTACAGGAGGAACTTAGAGCAGCAGAGCAAATCAAATATGCTTTAATTGTAATTGCATCTCTTCCGGTAATGGCAATTTATCCATTTATTCAAAAGTATTTTGTTAAGGGCGTAACGGTAGGTGCAGTAAAAGGGTAA
- a CDS encoding ABC transporter substrate-binding protein produces MKFKKLVAMGLCTCLAVTLLAGCGKKNEDQANNNVTATPSEGQSTPSGGDSGKDEMPENVNAVGVYPIVKEPITLKIMGRKDPGATDWGELEVFKRLTKITNINFEFELSEGDTFVEQKNIALVGGEYPDLILRADTSSITDEETYGPQGVFLDLTDLIDKYAPNIKALLQERPDIKAAITSMDGKIYGLPYAFQTATTQGHTGFFDSKWMDNVGITKVPETTDELYDMLVKFKEMDANGNGDLNDEIPFSCSGLNTTIRRLLIPAFTGTAEGLGFDIKNGEVVYAPALPEYKEFLIYTNKLYSEGLLDPEFSTQTSQQWQAKVKAGMCGVYSASPTLLDPEVTITQQLSLPPLTSSTNDKKVVIQPDNLYPARGFITDKCKDPVAAIRLLDMFYATPENAVEGFSGQTLFLGWEGEHWEYTNGMKDFYRWIDPITGFGDINKSISVNMELPGYLNFTAGPAGNPLMEMKVEQVNNMQKPYYTTAYPINARFTADESERGNVIENDLYTYVTMMTTKFIIGEVSIDKFDEYIDTLNKTGLPELLEIKRAALARWNEAMN; encoded by the coding sequence ATGAAGTTTAAGAAACTTGTAGCAATGGGGCTTTGCACATGTCTAGCGGTAACTTTGTTAGCTGGATGTGGCAAAAAGAATGAGGATCAGGCAAACAATAATGTAACAGCAACTCCATCAGAGGGGCAAAGTACTCCATCCGGTGGTGATTCGGGGAAAGATGAGATGCCGGAAAATGTAAATGCAGTTGGTGTCTATCCGATTGTAAAAGAACCAATTACACTTAAGATTATGGGACGTAAGGATCCAGGAGCTACGGATTGGGGCGAACTTGAAGTATTCAAACGTTTAACAAAAATCACTAACATTAATTTTGAGTTTGAGTTATCAGAAGGTGACACCTTTGTAGAGCAGAAGAACATTGCATTAGTTGGTGGTGAATATCCAGACTTAATTTTACGTGCAGATACCTCTTCCATCACGGATGAAGAGACTTATGGTCCACAAGGAGTTTTTCTAGACTTAACGGATTTAATCGACAAATATGCTCCCAATATTAAAGCATTATTACAGGAGCGTCCTGACATTAAAGCAGCCATTACTTCCATGGATGGTAAGATTTACGGATTACCATATGCCTTCCAGACTGCTACAACGCAAGGTCATACCGGTTTCTTTGATTCTAAGTGGATGGACAATGTTGGAATAACAAAGGTTCCGGAAACAACAGATGAATTATATGATATGTTAGTCAAGTTTAAAGAAATGGATGCAAACGGAAATGGTGATCTAAATGACGAGATTCCATTTAGTTGTTCCGGATTAAATACAACAATTCGTCGTCTTTTAATCCCTGCATTTACAGGTACAGCAGAAGGCTTAGGATTTGATATTAAAAATGGTGAAGTAGTATATGCGCCAGCTCTACCAGAGTATAAAGAGTTTTTAATTTATACAAACAAGCTTTATAGTGAAGGGTTACTTGATCCAGAGTTTTCAACACAGACAAGTCAACAATGGCAGGCTAAAGTAAAAGCGGGAATGTGCGGCGTATACTCCGCTTCTCCAACCTTACTTGATCCGGAAGTGACAATAACACAGCAGTTATCACTACCTCCATTAACCAGCAGTACCAATGACAAAAAAGTTGTAATCCAGCCAGATAACTTATATCCGGCGAGAGGATTTATCACAGACAAATGTAAAGACCCAGTAGCAGCAATCCGCTTACTTGACATGTTCTATGCAACGCCTGAAAATGCGGTTGAGGGCTTCTCTGGACAGACCTTATTCCTTGGCTGGGAGGGCGAGCATTGGGAATACACAAATGGCATGAAAGATTTTTATCGCTGGATCGATCCAATCACTGGTTTTGGAGATATCAACAAATCCATCTCTGTAAATATGGAATTACCGGGTTACTTAAACTTCACTGCAGGTCCTGCCGGAAATCCTTTGATGGAGATGAAGGTAGAACAAGTGAATAATATGCAGAAACCTTATTATACGACTGCTTACCCTATCAATGCCAGATTTACAGCAGATGAGTCTGAGCGCGGTAATGTAATCGAAAATGATTTATATACCTATGTAACAATGATGACAACCAAGTTTATCATTGGTGAAGTAAGTATTGATAAGTTTGATGAATATATTGACACTTTAAATAAAACAGGTCTTCCAGAGCTATTAGAAATCAAGAGAGCAGCTTTAGCAAGATGGAATGAGGCTATGAACTAA
- a CDS encoding hydroxyacid dehydrogenase — protein sequence MLNILVTIPTLSAVFPTFFDDKRKRELESIGNVIWNVSDKQFSKEEFTEKLKDIDICVTGWGTPVMEEEVLTYANRLRFIAHTGGSVKPYVTDACYERGIRVVSGNSVFAESVAEGVIAYALSSLRDIPRFSYELKQGIWPAQFYNRGLLERKVGIVGYGMIARYVVSMLKPFHCGIKVYSRHIANEELEQHQMEKATLDEIFSTCDIISIHSGMTPENHHLITEELLNQMKPGALLINTARGAIIDEEALIKVLDKKEIYAALDVYETEPLPSDHPLLECENALLLPHMGGPTIDRRLSVTSSVITDIHNFIDEKPLLCEISASYAAKMSMY from the coding sequence ATGTTAAATATATTGGTTACGATCCCAACATTAAGTGCAGTATTCCCAACATTTTTTGATGATAAGCGAAAGAGAGAACTTGAAAGCATCGGTAATGTTATCTGGAATGTTTCTGACAAGCAATTTTCAAAAGAGGAATTTACGGAAAAATTAAAAGACATCGATATTTGTGTAACAGGCTGGGGAACTCCTGTGATGGAGGAAGAAGTATTAACCTACGCGAATCGTCTTCGATTTATCGCTCATACCGGTGGTTCCGTAAAACCTTATGTAACGGATGCTTGCTATGAGAGGGGAATTCGTGTAGTTAGTGGTAACTCAGTTTTTGCAGAAAGCGTTGCAGAAGGTGTAATAGCCTATGCTCTTTCTTCCTTAAGAGATATTCCGAGATTTTCTTATGAGCTTAAGCAGGGAATATGGCCAGCCCAATTTTATAATCGTGGGTTATTGGAACGAAAGGTTGGCATTGTTGGTTATGGAATGATTGCCCGCTATGTAGTATCGATGCTAAAACCATTTCATTGTGGGATAAAAGTATATTCCCGCCATATTGCTAACGAAGAGTTAGAGCAGCATCAGATGGAAAAGGCTACCTTGGATGAGATTTTCAGTACTTGTGATATTATCTCTATTCATAGTGGGATGACACCGGAGAATCACCACCTAATAACAGAAGAACTATTAAATCAAATGAAACCTGGAGCCCTATTAATCAATACAGCAAGAGGAGCTATTATTGACGAAGAAGCATTAATTAAAGTTTTAGATAAGAAGGAGATTTATGCAGCTCTTGATGTCTATGAAACAGAGCCATTGCCTTCTGACCATCCTTTACTAGAGTGTGAAAATGCTTTACTGCTTCCTCACATGGGAGGGCCGACCATTGACCGCAGATTGTCTGTAACTTCCTCTGTGATTACGGATATTCATAATTTTATAGATGAGAAGCCTCTCCTCTGTGAGATAAGCGCGTCATATGCCGCAAAGATGTCAATGTATTAA
- a CDS encoding Gfo/Idh/MocA family protein, with the protein MEKIKLALVGAGERGQNSYAPYAKLHGYEIEFVAVAEPDFGRREQFCKDYGVSKEHAYESAEDFLSQGKIADAVLICTQDKDHFDYACTAIHLGYDILLEKPISPDPLECIQLEELAVKHGTTIVVCHVMRYTKFYRKIKEIMESGVIGDVVSITHTENVAYWHYAHSYVRGNWHRREDSSPMILAKCCHDMDILAWLLDSRCKSISSYGDLTYFKEENAPVGSPKRCMDGCPHSSTCPYYAPKIYLTEDTKWPTSCLGTDTSYEARKKALQEGPYGVCVFHNDNDVVDHQVASILFENGVTVAFTMCAFSNACDRTIKFMGTKGEIRASMEKNTIEVTEFGQGIMTGTTNVYTLIPGDTGHSGGDEGIMEEFVSILKGVRKNTNTISQSVHSHIMAFAAEESRLQGKTIEIVDYEKKFRS; encoded by the coding sequence ATGGAAAAAATTAAACTAGCATTAGTAGGGGCAGGAGAGCGTGGTCAGAATAGCTATGCACCTTATGCAAAATTGCATGGCTATGAGATAGAGTTCGTCGCAGTAGCGGAGCCGGATTTCGGTAGAAGAGAACAGTTTTGTAAGGATTATGGTGTATCGAAGGAGCATGCATATGAAAGTGCAGAGGACTTCTTATCCCAAGGAAAAATCGCCGATGCAGTTCTTATTTGTACACAGGATAAAGACCATTTTGATTATGCCTGCACAGCAATCCATTTAGGGTATGATATATTATTAGAAAAACCAATATCACCAGATCCTCTTGAATGTATCCAATTAGAGGAGCTTGCGGTGAAACATGGGACGACAATTGTAGTATGCCATGTTATGCGTTATACCAAATTTTATAGAAAAATAAAAGAAATTATGGAGTCCGGTGTGATAGGAGATGTGGTATCCATTACTCATACCGAAAATGTGGCTTATTGGCACTATGCACATAGTTATGTAAGAGGAAACTGGCATAGAAGAGAGGATTCCTCTCCAATGATACTTGCAAAATGCTGTCATGATATGGATATCTTAGCATGGCTGTTAGACAGTCGTTGTAAGAGTATCTCTTCCTATGGGGATTTAACTTATTTTAAAGAAGAAAATGCTCCGGTTGGCTCACCAAAACGATGTATGGATGGGTGCCCGCATAGTTCTACCTGTCCATATTATGCACCAAAGATTTATCTTACTGAGGATACGAAATGGCCTACCTCTTGTCTTGGAACAGATACCAGCTATGAGGCCAGAAAGAAAGCTTTGCAGGAAGGACCTTATGGCGTTTGTGTATTTCATAATGACAACGATGTTGTGGACCATCAGGTGGCATCTATCTTATTTGAAAATGGAGTAACGGTTGCATTTACCATGTGTGCCTTCTCTAATGCTTGCGATAGAACAATAAAGTTCATGGGAACAAAGGGTGAGATTCGTGCCAGTATGGAAAAGAATACAATTGAAGTAACTGAGTTTGGTCAGGGAATCATGACAGGAACAACAAATGTATATACTCTGATTCCTGGGGATACCGGTCATAGTGGCGGTGATGAAGGAATTATGGAAGAGTTCGTTTCCATTCTAAAAGGAGTTAGAAAGAATACCAATACAATTTCACAGTCCGTTCATAGCCATATCATGGCGTTTGCAGCAGAGGAATCAAGACTTCAGGGGAAGACAATAGAGATTGTAGATTATGAAAAAAAATTCAGATCATAA
- a CDS encoding GNAT family N-acetyltransferase produces the protein MEYKTGNGYPIEKFIEFGNEVFGDEVLPGGFECLLPKLKKDTELPKHFRVIEEEGELKAMLLSLPLTLNVYDQMLSIRYIGLVAVHESARGKGYMTFLMEQVIKEMKEEKTMLSVLGGQRQRYEYFGYEPAGLEFHCAVNKTNLKHSMLSKPMDSGITIDLLKQESVEVGQAYKLFMCIPVRTLREEDSFYELLQSWRSTPYVIYKDGDFKGYLSVSVEGETGQIRELYRKDDSVSITDICYLCMEKCKVEKLEFALSLPEIKKDKELQNLCETYEITCNHSFCVFDFEAVIKAYLPFLSQTNTVLEGEARFYIEDELYTICVDEGYQTVRRESTLRDVKLKDVPSYTHKEAVRLLFTPLSSLQGNENSEELRKWFPLPLYLSILDAC, from the coding sequence ATGGAATATAAAACGGGAAACGGCTATCCCATCGAGAAGTTCATTGAATTTGGCAATGAAGTATTTGGAGATGAGGTTTTACCTGGTGGTTTTGAATGTTTACTTCCAAAGTTAAAGAAGGATACGGAATTACCGAAGCATTTTCGCGTGATAGAAGAGGAGGGGGAGTTAAAGGCGATGTTACTCTCCCTGCCACTAACCCTCAATGTGTATGATCAAATGCTATCCATCCGATACATAGGTCTCGTGGCTGTTCATGAAAGTGCCAGAGGCAAGGGATATATGACTTTTTTAATGGAGCAAGTGATCAAGGAAATGAAGGAAGAAAAAACAATGCTTAGTGTTCTTGGTGGCCAGCGACAGCGTTATGAATACTTTGGATATGAACCGGCTGGTTTGGAATTTCATTGTGCAGTGAACAAAACAAATCTAAAGCATAGCATGTTATCAAAGCCGATGGATAGCGGTATTACAATTGATTTATTAAAACAAGAATCAGTAGAAGTTGGTCAAGCTTATAAACTTTTTATGTGCATACCAGTAAGGACATTACGGGAAGAGGATTCCTTTTATGAACTCTTGCAGTCATGGAGAAGTACTCCCTATGTCATCTATAAAGATGGAGATTTTAAAGGATATCTTAGTGTCAGTGTAGAAGGAGAAACAGGACAGATAAGGGAACTGTATCGGAAGGATGATTCCGTGTCTATTACCGATATTTGTTATTTATGTATGGAGAAATGTAAGGTAGAAAAATTGGAATTTGCATTATCCCTGCCAGAAATAAAAAAGGATAAGGAATTACAAAATCTTTGTGAAACCTATGAAATTACATGTAACCATTCGTTTTGCGTCTTTGATTTTGAGGCAGTTATTAAGGCTTATCTTCCTTTCTTATCGCAAACAAACACAGTACTAGAGGGAGAAGCTAGATTCTATATTGAGGATGAACTATATACCATTTGTGTTGACGAAGGCTACCAAACGGTAAGAAGGGAAAGTACACTTCGGGATGTGAAGTTAAAAGATGTTCCGTCCTACACCCATAAAGAAGCTGTGAGGTTATTGTTCACACCGCTTTCATCATTACAGGGGAATGAAAATTCAGAAGAACTACGCAAGTGGTTTCCGTTGCCTCTTTACTTATCGATTTTGGATGCATGCTAA
- a CDS encoding twin-arginine translocase TatA/TatE family subunit, which produces MFNIGLSEFLLLLLIAFLVVGPKDLPKIARAIGKGVRYLGNLKEEFGEILNIEEEINAVKNDFEEIKDITKEAEQASRDIIDVMNEAKKDLKDIDGAISEAKSVVE; this is translated from the coding sequence ATGTTTAATATTGGATTGAGTGAATTCTTACTACTGTTATTGATTGCTTTCCTTGTAGTAGGACCAAAAGATCTTCCAAAGATTGCAAGAGCAATTGGTAAAGGGGTGAGGTACTTAGGTAACTTAAAAGAGGAATTCGGAGAAATTCTTAATATTGAGGAAGAAATAAATGCAGTGAAAAATGACTTTGAAGAAATAAAAGACATTACGAAAGAAGCGGAACAAGCGAGCAGAGATATTATTGATGTAATGAACGAGGCGAAAAAAGACCTTAAGGATATTGATGGTGCTATTAGTGAGGCTAAATCAGTGGTTGAGTAA